The Mercurialis annua linkage group LG8, ddMerAnnu1.2, whole genome shotgun sequence genome window below encodes:
- the LOC126661367 gene encoding protein MAEA homolog: MEIDPLPNGNSAASTPSTASPALTPSTTSLLPTATATSSKLAESLKLEHQFLRVPFEHYKKTIRANYRAVEKEVSSIISGVNDVANSDLSKDYAVEHLTNLVSKLQGLKRKLEEGSKTENLQAQRCRARIDHLESVDSENLSEWNNIRLKRILVDYMLRMSYYETGMKLAESSNMMDLVDIDVFQEARKVIDALQNRDVAPALAWCADNRSRLKKSKSKLEFQLRLQEFIELVRADNNMRAIAYSRKYLASWGSTNMKELQQVMATLAFKCHTECSKYKVLFDLKQWDYLVDQFKQEFCRLYGMTLEPLLNIYLQAGLSALKTPYCYEDDCTKEDPLSQESFRKLALPLPYSKQHHSKLVCYITKELMDTENPPHVLPNGYVYSAKALEEMAKKNNGKITCPRTGLVCNFSEVVKAYIS, translated from the exons ATGGAAATAGATCCTCTCCCGAACGGAAACTCCGCTGCATCAACGCCGTCAACAGCTTCACCGGCGCTAACTCCGTCAACGACGTCACTTCTGCCAACGGCAACCGCCACCTCATCGAAACTAGCGGAGTCGTTAAAGCTAGAACACCAATTCTTGCGCGTTCCGTTCGAGCACTACAAGAAAACGATCCGAGCTAATTACAGAGCCGTTGAAAAAGAAGTGTCGTCTATAATTTCCGGCGTCAATGACGTGGCGAATTCTGATTTGTCTAAAGATTACGCTGTTGAACACCTTACTAATCTCGTTTCCAAATTGCAAGGTCTCAAAAGAAAG TTGGAGGAGGGAAGTAAAACAGAGAACTTGCAAGCGCAAAGGTGTCGAGCTAGAATTGACCATTTAGAATCAGTAGATTCTGAGAATTTGTCTGAATGGAACAACATACGTCTGAAGAGGATTCTTGTGGATTACATGTTGCGTATGTCCTATTACGAAACTGGAATGAAGCTAGCTGAAAGCAGCAATATGATG GATCTTGTTGATATTGATGTATTTCAAGAAGCAAGAAAAGTTATTGATGCGCTTCAGAATAGGGATGTTGCTCCTGCTTTAGCCTGGTGCGCTGATAACAGGTCCCGGTTGAAGAAGTCCAAG AGCAAATTGGAATTCCAGTTGAGACTTCAAGAGTTCATAGAGTTAGTGCGAGCTGATAATAACATGCGTGCTATTGCATATTCTCGGAAATATCTTGCTTCATGGGGATCTACTAACATGAAAGAATTACAGCAGGTCATGGCAACATTGGCTTTTAAATGTCACACTGAATGTTCAAAATACAAG GTACTATTTGATCTGAAACAGTGGGATTACTTAGTCGACCAATTTAAACAGGAATTCTGCAGGCTATATGGCATGACACTTGAGCCTTTGCTGAATATATATTTACAGGCAGGCTTATCAGCATTAAAAACACC ATATTGTTATGAAGATGATTGCACAAAGGAGGATCCTTTATCGCAAGAGAGCTTCCGGAAATTGGCATTGCCTCTGCCATATTCTAAGCAGCACCATTCAAAGCTGGTTTGCTACATAACTAAAGAGCTGATGGACACCGAGAATCCACCACACGTCTTGCCCAATGGTTATGTCTACAGTGCTAAG GCCCTCGAGGAGATGGCAAAGAAAAATAATGGTAAAATAACGTGTCCTAGGACGGGTTTGGTTTGCAATTTTTCGGAGGTGGTAAAGGCATATATATCATGA
- the LOC126661343 gene encoding uncharacterized protein LOC126661343, translating to MKKLFFFKSSSSSNGNNSRGVLTDKQVSDQAENGFRSPNGLFSKSRKQTYENSSSSENSFLRRSRSMSSAAFLGDEFQQNDFSCLGDQNRSPTSSISSDPHHECDRPSRRRYAALERRGKATRFGAAEANEYLHRQDRPGSSKSRHNSSESSTSSNVSSKVLDRYIDGEQQLERSEPKSNTHQRNFAGSGNTSGRLPPRVQYTAPASPMDGVKDKPRSHSFRDAKGTQLNFYSESIDNGFGHDSPRRLAKDVIERLSQTHSSRKSSLREYNYDAPITIEDVYCGSMNKGFNSFIDVPFRESYSLEEPLKSSQTENAVDAELKRRSKEAEERVLLLSEEIEQEYLLQDSRFDVSSLIQTIRNLSEDKLSLAIEVSGLLVSRVADRDTFKEEVQLAKSELESQTRRLEKEKNELQSVLEKELDRRSSDWSSKLEKYQSEEQRLRERVRELAEQNVSLQREVSSISEREQQLQRLNSTVEELSKENHDLRENFCELQNKHAVVEDDLNCIKRNFKDKDKECKELQKSTARLLRTCNEQGKSIEGLREAFSEDFEKKQSFDKFDKHMMKLQMEQMRLTGVELALRREVDSHRIEIDSLRQENIILLSRLKGKGEEIGALTFKLDKEIWTRTCCLQNQGLTMLKESTILCSKLLEIIRRDTSQQMETKQGMELGRSGLDGQFLVEADMKTQSLKRGIENFARSLQTISSLQQEKSSPGALKFELPCTNGDGPSLLNDQTLEDSLRCELKAETLLTSLLREKLYSKECEVEQLQAELAAAVRGNEILRSEIQNAMDNLSCAGHKLKDFELQMQKKDESIIRLENDLQESLKELTVIRSILPKVSEERDSMWEELKRYNEKNMLLNSEVNSLKKKIDTLDEDILLKEGEITILKDTLRSNRTFDLLASPDYGNDFLLK from the exons ATGAAGAAGCTATTCTTTTTTAAATCTTCTTCCTCTAGTAATGGAAACAACTCTCGTGGTGTTTTAACTGATAAGCAAGTTAGCGATCAGGCCGAGAATGGTTTTCGAAGTCCAAATGgattattttcaaaatctcGAAAGCAAACATATGAGAATTCAAGCTCAAGCGAAAATTCATTTCTTAGGAGGAGCCGCTCAATGTCATCAGCTGCCTTTCTTGGTGATGAATTTCAGCAAAATGACTTTTCTTGCTTAGGTGATCAAAATAGGTCTCCTACTAGCAGCATCAGTAGCGATCCTCATCACGAGTGTGATCGTCCTTCCAG GAGACGGTATGCTGCTCTTGAACGGCGAGGCAAAGCAACGCGATTTGGGGCTGCGGAAGCTAATGAATATTTACACAGACAAGATAGGCCTGGTTCTTCTAAATCTCGTCATAATTCATCAGAAAGCTCTACATCTAGTAATGTCTCAAGTAAAGTTTTGGATCGCTATATTGATGGAGAGCAGCAGCTTGAGAGGAGCGAGCCAAAAAGCAATACTCATCAAAGAAATTTTGCTGGGAGTGGCAATACTAGTGGTAGACTTCCTCCACGAGTTCAATATACAGCCCCTGCTTCACCAATGGATGGTGTCAAAGATAAACCAAGGTCTCATTCATTTAGGGATGCTAAAGGTACCCaacttaatttttatagtgaatCGATAGACAATGGATTTGGTCATGATTCTCCAAGGAGACTTGCAAAGGATGTTATAGAGAGACTGTCACAAACTCATTCTTCTCGTAAATCGAGTTTGAGGGAGTATAACTATGATGCACCAATAACGATTGAAGATGTCTATTGTGGATCGATGAATAAAGGCTTCAATTCATTTATAGATGTTCCTTTCCGAGAAAGTTACTCATTGGAGGAACCTTTGAAATCTAGTCAAACTGAGAATGCAGTAGATGCAGAACTAAAGCGCAGGTCTAAAGAAGCTGAGGAGAGGGTCCTTCTTCTTTCTGAAGAAATCGAGCAAGAATACCTTCTTCAGGATAGTAGATTTGATGTGTCATCCTTGATTCAAACGATTAGAAACTTATCAGAGGATAAATTAAGCTTAGCAATTGAGGTGTCAGGTCTTCTAGTCTCCCGAGTTGCCGATAGAGATACTTTCAAAGAAGAAGTACAGTTGGCGAAATCAGAATTGGAGTCACAGACCCGAAGACTTGAGAAGGAGAAGAATGAGTTGCAGTCAGTATTGGAAAAAGAGTTGGACAGAAGGTCAAGTGACTGGTCATCGAAGCTTGAGAAGTATCAATCTGAAGAACAGAGACTTCGTGAGCGTGTTAGAGAGCTTGCAGAGCAGAATGTTTCACTTCAGAGGGAAGTCTCTTCTATAAGTGAAAGGGAGCAACAACTTCAACGCCTAAATTCAACGGTAGAAGAGTTGAGCAAAGAAAATCATGATCTAAGAGAAAATTTCTGTGAATTACAAAATAAGCATGCAGTGGTAGAAGATGACCTCAATTGCATAAAAAGGAATTTTAAAGATAAGGATAAAGAGTGCAAAGAGTTGCAGAAGTCCACTGCCAGATTGTTAAGAACCTGCAATGAACAAGGGAAGTCGATTGAGGGCCTGCGGGAAGCATTTAGTGAGGATTTTGAGAAGAAGCAGTCATTTGACAAATTTGACAAGCACATGATGAAATTGCAAATGGAGCAAATGAGGTTAACAGGTGTAGAATTGGCTTTGAGAAGGGAGGTGGATTCTCATAGGATTGAAATTGATTCCCTTCGCCAAGAGAATATAATTTTGCTGAGTCGTTTAAAGGGCAAGGGGGAAGAGATTGGTGCTTTAACTTTCAAGCTAGATAAGGAAATTTGGACCCGTACGTGCTGCCTGCAAAATCAAGGGCTGACAATGCTGAAGGAGAGCACTATCCTGTGCTCCAAGTTATTGGAAATCATTAGACGGGATACAAGCCAGCAAATGGAGACCAAGCAGGGCATGGAACTTGGAAGAAGTGGTTTAGATGGGCAATTTCTTGTTGAAGCCGATATGAAAACCCAAAGCCTAAAGCgtggaattgaaaattttgCAAGGAGTTTGCAGACGATATCTTCTTTGCAACAAGAGAAGTCCAGTCCAGGTGCTTTGAAATTTGAGTTGCCATGCACTAATGGCGATGGGCCATCTTTACTAAATGACCAAACTCTGGAA GATTCCTTGAGGTGTGAGCTGAAGGCAGAAACTTTACTTACAAGTCTTTTGAGAGAGAAACTATACTCAAAAGAATGTGAAGTGGAGCAGCTTCAAGCTGAACTGGCAGCAGCAGTTAGGGGTAATGAGATCCTTCGATCTGAAATCCAAAATGCTATGGACAACCTTTCCTGTGCTGGCCATAAGTTGAAAGACTTTGAATTAcag ATGCAAAAGAAGGACGAGAGCATAATCCGATTAGAAAATGACCTTCAAGAATCGCTGAAGGAATTAACAGTTATTAGGAGCATTCTACCCAAAGTTTCCGAAGAAAGAGATTCGATGTGGGAAGAACTAAAACGGTACAATGAGAAGAATATGTTACTGAACTCGGAGGTTAATAGCTTGAAAAAGAAGATAGATACACTTGATGAAGACATTCTTCTCAAAGAAGGTGAGATCACAATTCTGAAAGATACTTTACGCAGCAACAGAACTTTTGACCTTCTTGCTAGCCCTGATTATGGTAATGATTTCTTGCTGAAATGA